TTTACAGGAacttataagtccatgttgcaCCTAATAATATACTTGTTCATATGGATCGTCATCAGCCAACGCGTACGGCACACAGGATAAGCACCGCTGCAACGAGGCTCGAGAGAGGGCCTGTCCGGCGATTGGAGGCACCGCTGCAACGAACCGAGGCAGAACGAACCGAGGCGGGGCGGCGAATCGAGGCAGAACGAACCGAGGCGGGGCGGCGAATCGAGGCAGAACGAaccgaggcggggcggcgaccggagtgagaggcggggcggcgacggggcgagaggcggggcggctGCGGCGATTGgagcgagaggcggggcggcatGCGTGGAACGAGTCTGGAGCGACGCGGGGTAGGTCCGGCCCGggataagtcccaataagctcctccctgagagtcttatttgataagtcccaaatcaccacaataagtcccaataagtctcttgtgtttggtttaggtgAGACTTATAAGGACTTTTTAAGTCCCTAAACCAATAAGTCCGTGAAAACAAACACCCTCTATATTTCATCATATATTTATGTACTCCATTCGTAAATTAATATAAAAGAATTTACAatattattttaatattttaaacgtttttatattagtttacggatggAGTATTTCTCAACGCTGGCGGAAAACTGGACGGCCAGCAGAGATCGAGCAAGAGCTGGAAAGATATCAAAGAATCACTCAGGTCGTATATACTGTACTTGTTTAAAAACAGAGTCCGTGGTGGGCGGCAACCTAATCCTAGTGCCGTCCGTACCTCTCGCCGTTCGTTTCGACCGTACCTTCTCATCATTTTGATCGTACGCAGTTTCGTCCGCTCCCGGCCACCACACCCACCCTGTCATGGGCGTCGCCGCCAGCTCACGATCGAGATCGATGATTTCCACGCGCTCTCTTCTCTTGCGGCCAATGCATGAGCCTGGAGGACAGGATAGGCATGAGTCCCTTGTCATCTTAATTTTTTTGTGTGGATTAATTCTTCGGTATGGTCCATGCGAGATGTTGAAGGgtctcttcgttgttgttgttgttggcaggAAATTCACAGGGATCAGTTCTGCTCCCATGCATGCATGGGGTTCGGAAACAACTCCACAAACAAAAGATGCTTTGAATTCGAAAGTGAACTTTATATGATACAAGAGCGCTTTTGTGCATTGCTTGCACGATGGGAGAACTTGGAAACACTCCTTAACTCTACAGATCCGAGGTTAGTTATACTGGAATTAACTAGCTAGCGTTAGCCGGTGAATTTAAAACAGATACATGTGTTCTCCCTATCTGAATAATGATTTGTTCTTCTGAAGAAACCGGTCTACCACTCAAACAAGTGCCGGAAGAACAGCTAGTACAGCTACAGCTAATTGACTCGTTCATTCCACATAACAAATAAATGAAGATAAGACGTGTAACCATATCACCGTACCCTACCTGGATCCAAGTCCATAACCAAAACAACTGAAGAAAAAACACATATGAACACACGCATTTCCATTGACCTGCTCCACATACGCTTTCATTACACTGCCAGTGACAGCCAGCGCAACATTTTCTACAATAATCAAGAAACCACGCCCATCCAAGAGAAATAATACAGTAGCTTTTTTTAGGTAAAGAAGAGAAATAATACTCCTATAGCTGATATGTGTACAATAATAATATATATATTCCATGTGTTGTGTACAATAAGATATGAGCCTTGGTGCAAGGCTGCTCCAGCTATGCCAAAGGCAGGAGGCTCCAAGAACAAGAGCCGCCCTTTGTCTCCTACCCCAACcaacccaccccaccccgcccatAATATACGCCCGCCCTCGCAAGAACCCACAGACCTCACATGCTTTgatccctcccccttcctcctcctcctcctcctcttaaccTCCTCCGCCGCAGCCCGTTCTCTCCCGTACTTCTTGGAGCCGATCATCGCAAGGTCATCGATCAACCGCCGTTTCTTTGGCACCACACCACACCGACGGTCGCCGAGATGATGATGGGGTACTTCTGGGCGCCGAGgaagtcggcggcggtggagagggacCAGAGCCTGCGGGCGGGGCTGCTcgtcgacggcggcagcggcggcgaggcggcggcggtgcccAAGGGGTACTTCGCGGTGTACGTGGGCGCGGATGCGCGGCGGTTTGTGGTGCCCATGGGCTACCTCCACCAGCCGGCCTTCCGGGCGCTCATGGAGCTCGCGGCCGAGGAGTTCGGCTTCGGCCAGGCCGGCGGGCTCCGCATCCCGTGCCGCGAGGAGGActtcgtcgccatcgtcgccgcGCTCGAGGCCACGGCCGAGTCGCGCCAGCGCAGGCGGAGCGCCGCCGGCAGGAAGAGCAGGAGCAACGCCACACCGTGGTGATTGATGATCATGCTCGTGCATGGCCACGACGTAGAAGAAGAGTTTTTTGTGCAGGTCATGTGGATGGACGCCGTGTCCTTGCGTAGCGCAGGCATGGCCGTACGTCGCCGATGATCCGTCCGATTTCCGAGTCACCAATTCACCATCGGTTTGCCGGTAGATAGATAGCCTCTCACGAGGCTCGAGTCTGGAATAATTGATATTGATGATGATCTTGTAAGGGCTCCTCCCTTTG
This genomic stretch from Hordeum vulgare subsp. vulgare chromosome 6H, MorexV3_pseudomolecules_assembly, whole genome shotgun sequence harbors:
- the LOC123403121 gene encoding auxin-induced protein 15A-like gives rise to the protein MMMGYFWAPRKSAAVERDQSLRAGLLVDGGSGGEAAAVPKGYFAVYVGADARRFVVPMGYLHQPAFRALMELAAEEFGFGQAGGLRIPCREEDFVAIVAALEATAESRQRRRSAAGRKSRSNATPW